One Patescibacteria group bacterium DNA window includes the following coding sequences:
- a CDS encoding DUF2330 domain-containing protein yields the protein MKKFVLLLILLSLAIPMMSNADGMILPRPDYYMNETGQKAVIFHENGMETMVLSVSFSGDAKDFAWVIPIPSKPEVTKGSDEIFTSLAEITRPVLWRGPMPMMELAGKANDEQAVIVVETKKVDYYDITVLQATDSGALAKWLNQNDYEYPEESGYILNDYIENNWYFIAVKINTSAVEADEVGEGLKQGHATPLKIEFASSAIIYPLRISSITTQPKVVQISDNLYLDGPRIAHLKKIGYGDLIRKTTGEEVINQIIEDLVNQVPYEDSKASDYPLIIAKEKNYPTAESWKYAAGLDENYYRPQLEKFWFNAYFNRQGLYYEQNSHQYAPNIPIHLYVLADHKKDIPGFTTSYADKIKKNQIQDLAYDIKGEPLIQPAQKKYWLTYLYRHMMTSEMTNDLVIRDADDNDKVGAGSPVRSWQWLQWLIIYMVSVIGWLFSPFGLIFIGFSLLQFLSKNRKAQAIAWVFQLLSLVVTLGIFGVLFFWAMRVGWYEIMAIYSPSWSAFSYSYALPISFAVLTIFVACIIVMILQWRQHRRESGGNTPGSSEGPKEPVKLAKEGVSRFFKRDRKESIVLPKAKKVVMLVW from the coding sequence ATGAAAAAATTCGTTTTACTCCTTATATTATTATCTCTCGCAATCCCGATGATGAGCAACGCTGACGGTATGATTCTGCCGCGGCCGGATTATTATATGAACGAGACCGGGCAGAAAGCCGTGATTTTTCATGAGAATGGAATGGAAACCATGGTGCTTTCAGTAAGTTTTTCCGGGGACGCCAAGGATTTTGCTTGGGTTATTCCGATTCCTTCAAAACCAGAAGTAACCAAGGGTTCTGATGAAATTTTTACTTCACTCGCAGAGATTACCAGACCAGTTCTTTGGCGAGGACCAATGCCCATGATGGAGCTGGCTGGCAAGGCAAATGATGAACAGGCAGTGATTGTGGTTGAGACCAAAAAGGTTGATTATTATGATATCACGGTTTTGCAAGCAACAGATTCGGGCGCTTTGGCTAAATGGTTGAATCAGAATGATTATGAATACCCAGAGGAATCCGGTTATATATTAAATGATTATATTGAGAATAATTGGTACTTTATTGCGGTTAAGATTAATACGAGCGCAGTTGAGGCCGATGAGGTTGGGGAGGGTTTGAAACAGGGCCATGCCACACCTTTGAAAATTGAATTTGCCTCAAGTGCAATTATTTATCCGTTACGGATTTCTTCAATTACTACGCAACCGAAAGTAGTTCAGATTTCTGATAATCTTTATTTAGATGGCCCTCGAATTGCTCATTTGAAAAAAATTGGGTATGGCGATTTAATCAGAAAAACTACTGGTGAAGAAGTGATAAATCAAATTATTGAAGATCTTGTCAATCAGGTGCCTTATGAAGATTCAAAAGCCAGTGACTATCCTTTAATAATTGCCAAAGAAAAAAATTATCCAACTGCAGAATCATGGAAATATGCCGCTGGTTTAGATGAAAATTATTATCGTCCCCAGTTAGAAAAATTTTGGTTCAATGCCTATTTCAATCGCCAAGGATTATATTACGAGCAGAACAGTCATCAATATGCACCCAATATACCCATTCATCTTTATGTTCTTGCTGACCATAAAAAGGACATACCCGGATTCACAACCTCGTATGCTGATAAAATCAAGAAGAATCAAATACAAGATTTAGCTTATGATATTAAGGGTGAACCCTTGATTCAGCCGGCGCAAAAAAAATACTGGCTAACTTATTTATATCGCCACATGATGACCAGCGAGATGACCAATGATTTAGTAATTCGGGATGCAGATGATAATGACAAGGTGGGCGCTGGTTCGCCGGTAAGAAGTTGGCAATGGCTGCAATGGCTGATTATCTATATGGTATCCGTGATTGGCTGGTTGTTTTCACCTTTTGGCTTGATATTTATTGGATTTAGTTTACTGCAATTTTTGTCAAAAAATAGAAAAGCGCAGGCTATTGCTTGGGTATTTCAACTTTTGAGTTTAGTGGTGACTTTGGGAATATTTGGGGTGTTATTTTTTTGGGCAATGAGAGTTGGCTGGTACGAAATTATGGCCATCTATTCGCCATCTTGGTCAGCATTTAGTTATTCATACGCTTTGCCAATATCATTTGCTGTGTTAACAATTTTTGTTGCTTGTATAATCGTTATGATTCTGCAATGGCGCCAGCATCGGCGTGAGAGTGGCGGGAATACGCCAGGGTCGTCAGAAGGTCCTAAAGAACCAGTGAAGTTGGCCAAAGAAGGAGTGAGCAGATTTTTTAAGAGAGACAGAAAAGAAAGTATTGTTTTGCCTAAGGCTAAGAAAGTGGTGATGTTGGTGTGGTGA
- the mraZ gene encoding division/cell wall cluster transcriptional repressor MraZ yields the protein MFIGEYNHNIDEKGRLAVPVKFRKDLAQGVVITRGLDDCLFLYPKEEWGKLAERLSKLPISQANTRAFARLMLAGAMDGDLDKQGRVIVPDYLRKYAGIKKKTVITGLYNRLEIWDEEKWNVYKSNTEKNSGDIAEALGEIGV from the coding sequence ATGTTTATAGGCGAATACAATCATAATATAGATGAAAAAGGACGGTTAGCAGTGCCAGTCAAGTTCCGTAAAGATTTAGCCCAAGGCGTGGTAATCACTCGTGGGCTGGACGATTGTTTATTTTTATATCCAAAAGAAGAGTGGGGCAAGCTGGCTGAACGGCTTTCCAAGCTACCGATCTCCCAAGCCAACACCCGAGCCTTTGCGCGGCTGATGTTGGCCGGCGCCATGGATGGCGACCTAGATAAACAGGGCCGAGTAATAGTGCCGGATTATCTTCGCAAATATGCCGGCATAAAAAAGAAAACAGTGATTACCGGTTTATATAATCGTTTAGAAATTTGGGATGAAGAAAAGTGGAATGTTTATAAATCTAATACTGAAAAGAATAGCGGCGATATTGCGGAAGCGCTGGGGGAGATTGGCGTTTAA